In Deltaproteobacteria bacterium, the following are encoded in one genomic region:
- a CDS encoding dUTP pyrophosphatase: MPFLTTQEIRDRLNNSMQALVSDADTNSAQCACYELKLGDEAFITSPEGIKKKYNDGEQIRIPPGQFAILLTKEEINLPNNYLAFISIKSSIKLSGLVNVSGFHVDPGFKGRLKFSVYNAGPEAIVLNVGKRVFLIWFYELNIPDENEYKGNSQGQQSISSKDVMRLQGEVVSPATLKKEVEELRATVANWKAITTGAFATAVITALATAIGVLVKIFN, translated from the coding sequence ATGCCTTTTTTAACAACACAAGAAATAAGAGATCGATTAAACAATAGTATGCAAGCACTTGTTAGCGATGCAGACACAAATTCTGCACAATGTGCCTGTTACGAGCTTAAGTTAGGAGACGAGGCATTTATTACTTCGCCAGAAGGTATCAAAAAAAAATATAATGATGGTGAGCAAATTCGTATTCCCCCAGGACAATTTGCAATACTGCTTACTAAAGAAGAGATCAATCTTCCCAATAATTATTTAGCATTTATATCCATTAAGTCGTCGATCAAATTAAGTGGCTTGGTTAATGTTTCTGGATTTCATGTTGACCCTGGTTTTAAAGGGCGACTTAAGTTCTCGGTATATAATGCTGGCCCTGAAGCTATAGTATTGAATGTAGGTAAAAGAGTATTTTTGATTTGGTTTTATGAATTAAATATACCAGACGAAAATGAATATAAAGGCAATAGCCAAGGTCAACAAAGCATCAGTTCCAAAGATGTAATGCGATTGCAAGGCGAAGTTGTATCGCCAGCAACTTTAAAAAAAGAAGTTGAAGAACTGCGTGCGACTGTTGCTAATTGGAAAGCAATTACTACAGGTGCTTTTGCTACTGCTGTAATAACTGCGTTGGCTACTGCTATTGGTGTATTAGTCAAAATTTTTAATTAG
- a CDS encoding TIR domain-containing protein: protein MTEQTCHNVFISHIHKHDEELHALTDLLKNNGYEIKDASIDSRKPNNTKNPEYIKAEILAPRIRWAGCFIVLIGKGTSDSEYVAWEIEYAKREGKRIVGVFVRGATDADIPYALERYGDALVGWNTDRVMGAVKGEHN, encoded by the coding sequence ATGACTGAACAAACTTGCCATAATGTTTTCATTAGTCATATTCACAAGCATGATGAAGAATTGCACGCCTTAACCGATTTGCTTAAGAACAATGGCTACGAAATTAAAGATGCTTCGATAGATAGTAGAAAGCCAAATAATACAAAAAATCCTGAATATATAAAGGCAGAGATTTTAGCCCCCCGTATACGTTGGGCGGGATGCTTTATAGTACTAATTGGCAAGGGCACAAGTGATAGCGAATATGTAGCCTGGGAAATCGAATATGCCAAGCGAGAAGGCAAAAGAATAGTTGGAGTTTTTGTACGTGGAGCAACCGATGCTGATATTCCTTATGCTTTAGAGCGTTATGGCGATGCACTTGTTGGCTGGAATACCGATAGGGTAATGGGAGCGGTTAAAGGGGAACACAATTAA
- a CDS encoding AAA family ATPase: MPQSKNRIAKIAIKGFKSIGSEQSIDIRPLTILAGANSSGKSSFMQPLLLLKQTLESPGDPGALLLDGPNVRFTKGEQVLSANLNKKTRTRVFSIKITLLEGATFELVFCYKKSKGFDLEKMSFRKDVIKAQITKKMSIDDILKILPPYLLELVNKVIKIKGDIQWQVERKRCFFDLSLLINHKKINDIFYNLPSISNSNILIPLIEDVIHLPGLRGNPSRTYPRTAGGPFFPGTFEEYVASVIAEWQSNGGKSKLKQLAKDLETMGLTWKVRAESIDDTQVELMVGRLGHSSKGGAQDLVSIADVGFGVSQALPVLVALLAARPGQLVYLEQPEIHLHPLAQRKLAGIFCEAVKRGVVAVIETHSSILLREIQTLIAKNKLNKEDVAMHWLQRNKYGETCVQTAMVDDDGAYGDWPADFDNIELDAEQSYLDAVEAKHSGLR; the protein is encoded by the coding sequence ATGCCACAGTCAAAAAATCGAATAGCAAAAATTGCCATAAAAGGATTTAAGTCGATCGGGTCAGAACAAAGTATAGATATTAGGCCTTTAACGATTCTTGCAGGCGCCAATAGCTCAGGCAAATCGAGTTTTATGCAACCGCTCTTATTACTTAAACAAACACTAGAATCTCCAGGTGATCCAGGTGCATTACTACTTGACGGACCCAATGTGCGTTTTACCAAAGGCGAGCAAGTTTTAAGTGCAAATTTAAATAAAAAAACACGAACACGAGTTTTTTCAATCAAAATAACTTTATTAGAGGGTGCAACATTCGAATTAGTGTTTTGCTATAAAAAGAGTAAGGGATTTGATTTAGAAAAGATGTCATTTAGAAAAGATGTCATTAAAGCACAAATAACTAAAAAAATGTCAATAGATGATATATTAAAAATACTTCCGCCATATTTGTTGGAGTTGGTAAATAAAGTTATAAAAATAAAAGGAGACATACAATGGCAGGTAGAACGTAAACGTTGTTTTTTTGACTTGTCGTTACTTATTAATCATAAAAAAATAAATGATATATTCTATAATTTACCCTCTATATCTAATAGCAACATATTGATACCACTTATTGAAGATGTAATTCACCTTCCAGGTCTGCGTGGCAATCCTTCGCGAACTTATCCAAGAACTGCTGGTGGTCCGTTTTTCCCTGGTACGTTTGAAGAATATGTAGCAAGTGTGATTGCCGAATGGCAAAGCAATGGTGGTAAAAGCAAATTAAAGCAACTAGCTAAAGACCTTGAAACAATGGGGCTAACCTGGAAAGTAAGGGCTGAATCTATTGATGATACTCAGGTCGAATTAATGGTCGGTCGCTTAGGCCATAGTAGTAAAGGTGGTGCTCAAGATTTGGTTAGCATTGCTGACGTTGGCTTTGGTGTTTCACAAGCGCTGCCAGTTTTAGTAGCTTTATTAGCAGCTCGACCAGGTCAGCTTGTCTATTTAGAACAGCCAGAAATTCATCTGCATCCATTAGCGCAACGAAAGCTTGCGGGTATTTTTTGTGAAGCAGTCAAACGGGGTGTGGTAGCTGTTATTGAAACCCATAGTTCTATTTTGTTACGTGAAATTCAAACGTTAATCGCCAAAAATAAATTAAATAAAGAAGATGTTGCCATGCATTGGCTACAAAGAAATAAGTACGGCGAAACCTGTGTGCAAACAGCAATGGTTGATGACGATGGCGCTTATGGTGATTGGCCAGCGGATTTTGATAATATCGAGCTTGATGCCGAACAGTCATATCTTGATGCCGTTGAAGCCAAGCATTCTGGTTTGCGTTAA
- a CDS encoding DUF493 domain-containing protein, whose protein sequence is MNLKNRTETIELLNQTHEFPCPFTFKVIGENSPAFIAQVAQVAVNALGRETTLVITTRESSGGRHLAVTMVVTVPNAKQVLSIYAMLGELAGVKMVL, encoded by the coding sequence ATGAATTTAAAAAACCGCACTGAAACTATCGAGCTACTTAATCAAACCCATGAATTTCCTTGCCCATTTACATTTAAAGTAATCGGCGAAAACTCGCCAGCATTTATAGCCCAGGTAGCGCAAGTAGCAGTCAACGCACTTGGGCGAGAAACTACACTAGTTATAACTACACGTGAGAGTTCAGGTGGACGACATCTGGCAGTAACCATGGTGGTGACCGTACCCAATGCTAAGCAGGTATTGAGCATTTATGCGATGCTTGGTGAACTCGCTGGGGTAAAGATGGTTTTATAG